A stretch of Pseudomonas sp. LRP2-20 DNA encodes these proteins:
- a CDS encoding DUF4398 domain-containing protein, giving the protein MRTQSLILAVAMLGLAGCANDPAPNEQMRISEQALEQAKAVGATDQVEALKLAEDKFARAKTNMLTEDYRDARMRAEQAELDARLAEAQVLNQKSEEQLQLLQSRVKRLRKQLEVQP; this is encoded by the coding sequence GTGAGAACCCAATCCCTGATTCTAGCCGTGGCCATGCTCGGCCTGGCTGGCTGCGCCAACGACCCGGCGCCCAATGAGCAGATGCGAATTTCCGAGCAGGCGCTGGAGCAGGCCAAGGCAGTCGGTGCCACCGACCAGGTCGAGGCATTGAAGCTGGCCGAAGACAAGTTCGCCCGGGCCAAGACCAACATGCTGACCGAGGACTACCGTGACGCGCGCATGCGCGCCGAACAGGCCGAGCTGGACGCGCGCCTGGCCGAGGCGCAGGTGCTGAACCAGAAGAGCGAAGAGCAGCTTCAACTGCTGCAGTCGCGGGTCAAGCGCCTGCGCAAGCAACTGGAGGTGCAGCCATGA
- a CDS encoding OmpA family protein: protein MMRLNGKTALALLVLTAGLQGCASQRSSAALDDATVAFQKVKDDADVLRSAPRDVIRAGESLSRAERLSSYIGTGSDVRHYAYLSQRYSEIAGEHAKLALNEERRAKLDLERQRLQLALREAKLASVQQQGKWVENQIAALASEQADRGLVMTLSDVLFDTGSADLKNSASRTVLKLVQFLQLNPRRVVRIEGYTDSTGTPEDNLKLSRDRAQSVADMLVDLGIDEKRLQVEGYGDQYPIEANASERGRAQNRRVEIVFSDDKGKLAAPR from the coding sequence ATGATGCGCCTCAATGGGAAAACCGCGCTGGCATTGCTGGTGCTGACGGCCGGCTTGCAGGGTTGCGCCAGCCAGCGCAGTTCGGCGGCGCTGGATGACGCGACCGTGGCCTTCCAGAAGGTCAAGGACGATGCCGATGTGCTGCGCAGTGCTCCGCGTGATGTGATCCGTGCCGGTGAGTCGCTGTCCCGCGCCGAGCGCCTGTCCAGCTACATCGGCACGGGCAGCGACGTGCGCCATTATGCCTACCTGAGCCAGCGCTACAGCGAGATTGCCGGCGAGCACGCCAAGCTGGCGCTGAACGAGGAGCGTCGGGCCAAGCTCGACCTCGAACGCCAGCGTCTGCAGTTGGCCCTGCGAGAGGCCAAGTTGGCCAGCGTGCAGCAGCAGGGTAAATGGGTGGAGAACCAGATTGCCGCGTTGGCCTCGGAGCAGGCTGACCGAGGCCTGGTGATGACCCTGAGTGACGTGTTGTTCGATACCGGCAGTGCCGACCTGAAGAACTCGGCCAGCCGCACCGTGCTCAAGCTGGTGCAGTTCCTCCAGCTCAATCCGCGTCGCGTGGTGCGGATCGAAGGCTATACCGACAGCACCGGTACGCCTGAGGACAACCTCAAGCTGTCACGCGATCGTGCCCAGTCAGTGGCCGACATGCTGGTCGATCTTGGGATCGATGAGAAGCGCCTGCAGGTTGAAGGTTACGGCGATCAGTATCCGATCGAGGCCAATGCTTCGGAGCGGGGCAGGGCGCAGAACCGGCGGGTGGAAATCGTCTTCTCGGACGACAAAGG